In Halorussus limi, a genomic segment contains:
- the alaS gene encoding alanine--tRNA ligase — translation MSELEEEYRLDYFEEEGFVRKECTECGDFFWTRDEDRETCGEPPCENYQFIDDPGFPERHTLEEMREAFLSFFEENDHERIEPYPVAANRWRDDVLLTQASIYDFQPLVTSGETPPPANPLTISQPCIRMQDIDNVGKTGRHTMAFEMMAHHAFNAREDLEDPEKYAYQGEVYWKDETVEYCDRFFESMGANLDEITYIEDPWVGGGNAGPAIEVIYKGAELATLVFMSMEQDPDGEYEMKDGNRYSKMDTYIVDTGYGLERWTWVSQGTPTVYEAVYPEMISFLKDNAGIDHSDDEETLVHRASKLAGHMDIDEAEDMEAARDNIARELDVSTDELEALLEPLEDIYAIADHCRTLAYMLGDGIVPSNVGTGYLARMVLRRTKRLCDNVGVDAPLDELVDMQAERLGYENRDTVRDIVRTEVEKYRETLEQGGRRVERLAEEYAERGDPIPTDELVELYDSHGIQPDMVEEIAAEFGAEVDVPDDFYSVVASRHDSGQAFEDEEEQDDRLGDLPETERQFYEDQYGTDFEAVVLDVFEREGEDGEPVYDVVLDQTMFYPEGGGQPADHGTLTTDEKSVQVSDVQTRNGVILHRTDDEIDKGDIVRGKIDRERRRRLMRHHTATHLVVHAAREVLGDHVRQAGAQKGIDSSRIDVRHYERIDRETREEIEMVANELVMENTSVQQEWPNRHEAEEEYGFDLYQGGIPAGQNIRLIHVSEDVQACGGTHVRRTGDVGTIKILNTERVQDGVERITFAAGEAAIEATQRTETALAEAADVLDVAPEEVPETAQRFFDEWKGRGKQIEDLKEQLAEARASGGGGGEEVEVGDAVAVVQRLDADMDELRATANALVEEGKIAVLGSGADGATFVVAVPDGVGVNAGEVVGELAQKVGGGGGGPPDFAQGGGPDADKLDDALDEAPDVLKQVRNA, via the coding sequence ATGAGCGAACTCGAAGAGGAGTACCGCCTCGATTATTTCGAGGAAGAGGGCTTCGTCAGGAAGGAGTGTACCGAGTGCGGTGACTTCTTCTGGACGCGCGACGAGGACCGCGAGACCTGCGGCGAACCGCCGTGCGAGAACTACCAGTTCATCGACGACCCCGGGTTCCCCGAGCGACACACGCTCGAAGAGATGCGCGAGGCGTTCCTCTCGTTCTTCGAGGAGAACGACCACGAGCGCATCGAACCCTACCCGGTCGCGGCGAACCGCTGGCGCGACGACGTGCTGCTGACCCAAGCGTCCATCTACGACTTCCAGCCGCTCGTCACGTCGGGCGAGACCCCGCCGCCGGCCAACCCGCTGACAATCAGCCAACCCTGCATCCGGATGCAGGACATCGACAACGTGGGCAAGACCGGGCGCCACACGATGGCCTTCGAGATGATGGCCCACCACGCGTTCAACGCCCGCGAGGACCTCGAAGACCCCGAGAAGTACGCCTATCAGGGCGAAGTCTACTGGAAGGACGAGACCGTCGAGTACTGCGACCGGTTCTTCGAGTCGATGGGGGCCAATCTGGACGAAATCACCTACATCGAGGACCCGTGGGTCGGCGGCGGCAACGCCGGCCCCGCCATCGAGGTCATCTACAAGGGCGCGGAGTTGGCGACGTTGGTCTTCATGTCGATGGAGCAGGACCCCGACGGCGAGTACGAGATGAAGGACGGCAACCGGTACTCCAAGATGGACACCTACATCGTGGACACCGGGTACGGACTGGAGCGCTGGACGTGGGTCTCGCAGGGCACCCCGACCGTCTACGAGGCGGTCTACCCCGAGATGATATCGTTCCTGAAGGACAACGCCGGAATCGACCACTCGGACGACGAGGAGACGCTGGTCCACCGCGCCTCGAAACTCGCGGGCCACATGGACATCGACGAGGCCGAGGACATGGAGGCCGCCCGCGACAACATCGCCCGCGAGTTGGACGTGTCCACCGACGAGCTAGAGGCCCTGCTCGAACCCCTCGAAGACATCTACGCCATCGCCGACCACTGCCGGACGCTGGCGTACATGCTCGGCGACGGCATCGTGCCGAGCAACGTCGGCACGGGCTACCTCGCGCGGATGGTCCTCCGGCGGACCAAGCGCCTCTGCGACAACGTCGGCGTGGACGCGCCGCTCGACGAACTCGTGGACATGCAGGCCGAGCGACTGGGCTACGAGAACCGCGACACCGTCCGCGACATCGTCCGGACCGAGGTCGAGAAGTACCGCGAGACGCTCGAACAGGGCGGCCGCCGCGTCGAGCGCCTCGCCGAGGAGTACGCCGAGCGGGGCGACCCGATTCCGACCGACGAACTGGTCGAACTCTACGATTCCCACGGCATCCAACCCGACATGGTCGAGGAGATAGCCGCGGAGTTCGGCGCGGAGGTGGACGTGCCCGACGACTTCTACAGCGTCGTCGCCTCGCGCCACGACTCCGGGCAGGCCTTCGAGGACGAAGAGGAGCAGGACGACCGACTCGGCGACCTGCCCGAGACCGAGCGCCAGTTCTACGAGGACCAGTACGGCACCGACTTCGAGGCCGTGGTCCTCGACGTGTTCGAGCGCGAGGGCGAGGACGGCGAACCGGTGTACGACGTGGTGCTGGACCAGACGATGTTCTACCCCGAGGGCGGCGGCCAACCCGCCGACCACGGGACGCTGACCACCGACGAGAAGAGCGTGCAGGTCAGCGACGTTCAGACCCGGAACGGCGTCATCCTCCACCGGACCGACGACGAAATCGACAAGGGCGACATCGTCCGCGGGAAGATAGACCGCGAACGCCGTCGTCGCCTGATGCGCCACCACACCGCGACCCACCTCGTGGTCCACGCGGCCCGCGAGGTGCTGGGCGACCACGTCCGGCAGGCGGGCGCCCAGAAGGGCATCGATAGCTCTCGCATCGACGTGCGCCACTACGAGCGCATCGACCGCGAGACCCGCGAGGAGATAGAGATGGTCGCCAACGAACTCGTGATGGAGAACACGTCGGTCCAGCAGGAGTGGCCCAACCGCCACGAGGCCGAGGAGGAGTACGGCTTCGACCTGTATCAGGGCGGCATCCCCGCGGGTCAGAACATCCGACTCATCCACGTCTCCGAGGACGTGCAGGCCTGCGGCGGCACCCACGTCCGGCGCACGGGCGACGTGGGCACCATCAAGATTCTGAACACCGAGCGCGTGCAGGACGGCGTCGAGCGCATCACCTTCGCCGCGGGCGAGGCCGCCATCGAGGCGACCCAGCGCACCGAAACCGCGCTCGCGGAGGCCGCCGACGTGCTGGACGTTGCCCCCGAAGAGGTCCCCGAGACCGCCCAGCGGTTCTTCGACGAGTGGAAGGGCCGGGGCAAGCAGATAGAGGACCTCAAGGAACAACTCGCGGAGGCCCGCGCCTCGGGCGGCGGAGGCGGCGAGGAGGTAGAGGTCGGCGACGCGGTGGCCGTCGTCCAGCGCCTCGACGCCGACATGGACGAACTCCGGGCGACCGCCAACGCGCTCGTCGAGGAGGGCAAGATAGCGGTCCTCGGAAGCGGCGCTGACGGCGCGACGTTCGTGGTCGCGGTGCCCGACGGCGTCGGCGTCAACGCCGGCGAAGTCGTCGGCGAACTCGCCCAGAAGGTCGGCGGGGGCGGCGGCGGCCCGCCGGACTTCGCGCAGGGCGGCGGTCCGGACGCCGACAAACTGGACGACGCGCTGGACGAGGCCCCGGACGTGCTGAAGCAGGTTCGGAACGCCTGA
- a CDS encoding outer membrane protein assembly factor BamB family protein has product MQDGHIPKPGTAEIEQYENVDDIPKREVTQKQLLDSGDDPEGWLLYGNNYERHHFSTADIITPKNVSNLSLEWKHETVQNARQAAWFQGSVLVIPGDPPIIYQTNGTEQTRAINARTGEVLWFHQYHPKGIVSESEPPANRGVGVLGDTVYKATLDHGVLALNRYDGTEKWYYNGAYEYRGETAEGSRQLAMHDELQTWKRNRSQASNYPIVPFEDMFVMGSSGGEWGVHGWADGVTTDGEQAWHTGMTPPDQWVGDAWKHGGSTVWQAPAIDPESGTTVLPTGNPGPWFGTVRPGWNPYSAGKVAVDFHSGDVKWNYQESPHDWWDYDSPSPAVIYEAEMDGETRKLASWPGKTGWVYTVDLETGDLVERSEEYVEHINTWAIPPQNMEDAEWTAPHLLGGTDPQPSSFDPQRRTLFLKANNQPMKMAWSYIDYEMGEEYKGETFITASDNQQGSIPEWEKPPGNITALDPVTGKIKWQDWMDEAPWGGLLSTTTGLTFAGTPSGNLVAYDSETGDRLWTEQIIPRLDGNPVTWVDPTTGKQYVYIQGGGGTEQNVIAVYSMEG; this is encoded by the coding sequence ATGCAGGACGGACATATTCCCAAGCCAGGCACTGCAGAAATCGAACAGTACGAAAACGTCGACGACATTCCGAAGCGCGAGGTGACCCAGAAACAACTCCTCGACAGCGGCGACGACCCGGAGGGGTGGCTACTGTACGGCAACAACTACGAACGTCACCACTTCAGCACTGCCGACATCATCACGCCGAAGAACGTCTCGAATCTCTCGCTCGAGTGGAAACACGAGACCGTCCAGAACGCGAGGCAGGCCGCATGGTTCCAAGGCTCGGTGCTCGTCATCCCCGGCGATCCCCCGATTATCTATCAGACGAACGGCACCGAACAGACGCGGGCGATCAACGCCCGCACCGGCGAGGTTCTCTGGTTCCACCAGTACCACCCCAAAGGAATCGTGAGCGAATCCGAACCGCCCGCTAACCGCGGCGTGGGCGTTCTGGGTGACACAGTGTACAAGGCGACGCTCGACCACGGCGTACTCGCGCTGAACCGCTACGACGGGACCGAAAAGTGGTACTACAACGGAGCCTACGAGTACCGGGGCGAAACGGCCGAAGGCTCCCGTCAGTTGGCGATGCACGACGAGCTACAGACGTGGAAGCGCAACCGCAGTCAGGCGTCGAACTACCCCATCGTCCCCTTCGAGGACATGTTCGTCATGGGGAGCAGTGGCGGCGAGTGGGGCGTCCACGGGTGGGCCGATGGCGTCACGACCGACGGCGAGCAAGCGTGGCACACGGGGATGACGCCGCCGGACCAGTGGGTCGGCGACGCGTGGAAGCACGGTGGTTCGACCGTCTGGCAGGCTCCCGCTATCGACCCCGAGTCCGGGACGACGGTGCTGCCGACCGGAAATCCGGGCCCGTGGTTCGGCACCGTCCGACCCGGGTGGAACCCCTACAGTGCCGGGAAGGTGGCGGTCGACTTCCACAGCGGCGATGTGAAGTGGAACTATCAGGAGTCGCCCCACGACTGGTGGGACTACGACTCGCCGAGCCCCGCGGTCATCTACGAAGCGGAGATGGACGGCGAGACGCGGAAGCTCGCCTCGTGGCCCGGCAAGACCGGATGGGTGTACACCGTGGACCTCGAAACAGGCGACCTCGTCGAGCGAAGCGAGGAGTACGTCGAACACATTAACACCTGGGCGATCCCGCCACAGAACATGGAGGATGCGGAGTGGACGGCTCCGCACCTCCTCGGCGGGACTGACCCCCAGCCCTCGTCGTTCGATCCCCAGCGCCGGACGTTGTTCCTGAAGGCGAACAATCAGCCGATGAAGATGGCGTGGTCGTACATCGACTACGAGATGGGCGAAGAGTACAAGGGCGAGACGTTCATCACGGCCAGCGACAACCAGCAAGGTTCGATTCCCGAGTGGGAGAAACCGCCGGGGAACATCACGGCGCTGGACCCGGTGACCGGGAAGATAAAGTGGCAGGACTGGATGGACGAAGCGCCCTGGGGCGGGCTGCTCTCGACGACGACCGGCCTCACCTTCGCCGGCACGCCGTCGGGGAACCTCGTCGCGTACGATTCCGAGACGGGCGACCGGCTGTGGACCGAACAGATCATCCCCCGCCTCGACGGAAATCCCGTCACGTGGGTCGACCCGACGACTGGGAAACAGTACGTCTACATCCAAGGCGGCGGTGGAACCGAGCAGAACGTCATCGCGGTCTACTCGATGGAGGGCTAA
- a CDS encoding alpha/beta fold hydrolase, which produces MPHADNDGVSIHYEVGGDGAVESDAPVVLLADAGYGPWQWGWQYSALAGPFEVVIPSTRGTGDSDTPDPDAADSYSIETMAADLEAVLADYGARKAHLVGAGMGGMVALRYALDFSRARTLTLLGTSPGGPRATPVADGLRERLRADPDDAGSLRRSLEPVASAELLETEDLVERIAAWRRDEDASETVQLAHFDAMAEFDASDSLYEITIPALVCHGADDRVIPAEDGRLLADGLPKGEFEAFPGERLFYVERSKAVNDSLVGFLTDRTEE; this is translated from the coding sequence ATGCCACACGCGGACAACGACGGCGTCTCTATCCATTACGAGGTCGGCGGCGACGGCGCAGTCGAGAGCGACGCGCCGGTCGTCCTGCTGGCCGACGCGGGCTACGGCCCGTGGCAGTGGGGTTGGCAGTACTCGGCGCTCGCAGGCCCCTTCGAAGTCGTCATCCCCAGCACGCGCGGAACCGGCGACTCCGACACCCCGGACCCGGACGCCGCCGACTCGTACAGCATCGAGACGATGGCCGCGGACCTCGAAGCGGTCCTCGCCGACTACGGCGCGCGCAAGGCCCACCTCGTCGGCGCGGGGATGGGCGGGATGGTCGCGCTCCGGTACGCGCTCGACTTCTCGCGCGCTCGGACGCTGACCCTGCTCGGCACCTCGCCGGGCGGTCCGCGCGCGACGCCCGTCGCCGACGGCCTGCGCGAGCGACTGCGCGCAGACCCCGACGACGCCGGGTCCCTCCGCCGGTCGCTCGAACCGGTCGCCTCCGCGGAACTGCTGGAGACCGAGGACCTCGTGGAGCGAATCGCGGCGTGGCGGCGCGACGAGGACGCCTCGGAGACGGTCCAGCTCGCGCACTTCGACGCGATGGCCGAGTTCGACGCCAGCGACAGCCTCTACGAGATTACGATTCCCGCGCTCGTCTGCCACGGCGCGGACGACCGGGTGATTCCGGCCGAGGACGGCCGCCTGCTGGCCGACGGCCTCCCGAAGGGCGAGTTCGAGGCGTTCCCCGGCGAACGCCTCTTCTACGTCGAGCGCTCGAAGGCGGTCAACGACTCGCTGGTCGGATTCCTCACCGACCGAACCGAGGAGTGA
- a CDS encoding YihY/virulence factor BrkB family protein, producing the protein MGRRGREVWSATKRVVRASWREIHDQNITFMAGSIAYHAFVSMLPLLLFVIVILTTVGSEAFTASLTEATEPFLTPYARELLAESLDVATARTGISVLGAVTLLWGMSKIFRGLDVAFSEIYGTQSNKRLLAQLENAAVVFVALGFAVAAFLVVGAVASRVPDLPYPAVLNPLLLAAGLGVAFFPIYYVFPDADVTAREVLPGVVVAALGWTVLEALFQGYVVLAGRYEAVYGTLGSVFILLIWLYFSSLVLLVGGVVNAVLAGRIRDERALAALYPERSETDRTDRGTGPTRGRASDRSSTADRAPNGGSFSPSDSGLSSDRARTAELAHSDGEWSRSDTELPPSDAELPHSDAELRQAYRRLDADRRRLREEARQLEADNERLRRVNDALNRRLTRRRSVAERAKRWLFDR; encoded by the coding sequence ATGGGGCGTCGGGGGAGGGAGGTCTGGAGCGCGACCAAGCGGGTCGTCCGCGCGTCGTGGCGCGAGATACACGACCAGAACATCACGTTCATGGCGGGAAGCATCGCCTACCACGCCTTCGTCTCGATGCTCCCGCTGTTGCTGTTCGTCATCGTAATTCTCACGACGGTCGGCAGCGAGGCGTTCACGGCGTCGCTGACCGAGGCGACCGAACCGTTCCTGACGCCGTACGCCCGCGAGTTGCTGGCCGAGTCGCTCGACGTCGCCACCGCTCGGACCGGCATCTCGGTACTCGGGGCGGTGACGCTCCTCTGGGGCATGTCGAAGATATTCCGGGGTCTCGACGTGGCGTTCTCGGAGATTTACGGCACCCAGTCGAACAAACGCCTGCTCGCGCAGTTGGAGAACGCCGCCGTCGTGTTCGTGGCGCTCGGATTCGCGGTGGCCGCCTTCCTCGTCGTCGGCGCGGTGGCTTCGCGGGTCCCCGACCTGCCGTATCCGGCGGTCCTCAATCCGCTGTTGCTCGCCGCGGGACTCGGGGTCGCGTTCTTCCCCATCTACTACGTCTTCCCCGACGCGGACGTGACCGCCCGCGAGGTCCTGCCCGGCGTGGTCGTCGCCGCCCTCGGGTGGACCGTGCTGGAGGCGCTGTTTCAGGGCTACGTCGTCCTCGCCGGCCGCTACGAAGCCGTGTACGGCACCCTCGGGAGCGTGTTCATCCTGCTCATCTGGCTCTACTTCAGCAGTCTCGTCCTGCTCGTCGGCGGCGTCGTCAACGCGGTCCTCGCGGGCCGCATCCGCGACGAACGCGCGCTGGCGGCCCTCTATCCGGAGCGGAGCGAGACCGACCGGACCGACCGCGGGACCGGGCCGACCCGCGGCCGCGCCTCGGACCGCAGTTCGACGGCCGACCGCGCTCCGAACGGCGGGTCGTTCTCGCCCTCGGACAGCGGTCTTTCCTCGGACCGCGCCCGGACCGCGGAACTGGCACATTCGGACGGGGAATGGTCGCGTTCCGATACGGAACTGCCGCCTTCGGACGCCGAACTACCGCACTCGGACGCGGAACTCCGTCAGGCGTACCGCCGACTCGACGCCGACCGCCGGCGACTCCGCGAGGAGGCTCGACAGCTAGAGGCCGACAACGAGCGACTCCGTCGGGTCAACGACGCGCTGAACCGGCGACTCACCCGCCGCCGGTCGGTCGCGGAACGGGCCAAGCGGTGGCTGTTCGACCGGTAG
- the dps gene encoding DNA starvation/stationary phase protection protein Dps translates to MSSQRQSRRRQSGPTERQRQGSQQSRTGTPFQTGQQSGNGRRHGRTYRSAVGLPDETRRAMVGLLNQTLADTTDLMTQCKFAHWNVKGMNFYQLHLLFDEIAETLEEHADIVAERATALGGEATGTVRTAAANSRIPEIPPDATTGPEYVAALVDRVGIHANNLRREIEIAVERDDEDTADMYTELSREVDKQLYFLEAHLQAVSPEAIPENPGGSLQGGQQSQGDLPSQYRQQSQTGHPPGQRRYGGPRQ, encoded by the coding sequence ATGAGTTCACAGCGACAGTCACGACGCAGACAGTCCGGACCGACCGAACGACAGCGACAGGGGAGCCAGCAGTCCCGGACCGGAACTCCGTTCCAGACCGGCCAGCAGTCCGGAAACGGCCGACGCCACGGACGGACGTACCGGAGCGCGGTGGGCCTCCCGGACGAGACCCGGCGAGCGATGGTGGGACTGCTCAACCAGACACTCGCCGACACCACCGACCTGATGACCCAATGCAAGTTCGCCCACTGGAACGTCAAGGGGATGAACTTCTACCAGTTGCACCTGCTGTTCGACGAAATCGCCGAGACGCTCGAAGAACACGCCGACATCGTCGCCGAGCGAGCGACGGCGCTCGGCGGGGAGGCGACCGGGACGGTCCGAACCGCCGCCGCCAACAGTCGGATTCCCGAGATTCCGCCCGACGCGACCACCGGCCCGGAGTACGTCGCGGCGCTGGTCGACCGCGTCGGCATCCACGCCAACAACCTCCGGCGCGAAATCGAAATCGCGGTCGAGCGCGACGACGAGGACACCGCCGACATGTACACCGAACTCTCCCGCGAGGTGGACAAGCAGCTCTACTTCCTCGAAGCACACCTGCAAGCGGTCAGCCCCGAGGCGATTCCCGAGAACCCGGGCGGGTCGCTGCAAGGAGGCCAGCAGTCACAGGGAGACCTCCCGTCGCAGTACCGCCAGCAGTCCCAGACGGGCCACCCGCCGGGCCAGCGCCGGTACGGCGGACCCAGACAGTAG
- a CDS encoding CHRD domain-containing protein — protein sequence MADNSTGGSSRRRFLSTTATTGAVFGLGGIARGRQQVATSYALGGVTSGWRGRRPESIADAVNPTLRLEAGKKYEVTWENVDGAPHNFAVLSQNGDVMVRTEIISQGSQTVTFTAKESMAEYLCQVHPSSMQGPVQFGGGGQTTQTAQNQTTRAQGTTQNQLASNQTTATPTQNQTTTAGPGTTTEQIPQPPEGALGEGPQKYIARLAPAQGIQSDAKGTTYFTLHPPNGVRAKLMYALYVQNVNDVTAAYLRLNRPGRDDPIVARLFDTTNPVDHVEGTLVDAVLTAYDLEGPFEGRPLVPLIQAIRSGNVYVEVQTEQYPDGLLRGPVRPLGGARTRTTRRTTLSPGTTERNQTTAANDIGASEVAQRARAPGFGVLTTLGGLAGAAGYLLNRGDD from the coding sequence ATGGCAGATAACTCGACGGGAGGGTCGTCCCGGCGGCGGTTCCTCTCGACGACGGCGACGACCGGAGCGGTCTTCGGACTCGGAGGCATCGCACGCGGCCGCCAACAGGTCGCAACGTCGTACGCCCTCGGTGGTGTCACGAGCGGTTGGCGAGGGCGCAGACCGGAGTCGATCGCGGACGCGGTCAACCCGACGTTGAGATTAGAAGCGGGGAAGAAGTACGAGGTGACGTGGGAAAACGTCGACGGTGCCCCGCACAACTTCGCCGTGCTCAGTCAGAACGGAGACGTGATGGTGCGAACCGAGATCATCAGTCAAGGTTCCCAGACGGTGACGTTCACGGCCAAGGAGAGTATGGCGGAGTATCTCTGTCAGGTCCATCCGTCGTCGATGCAGGGACCGGTCCAGTTCGGCGGTGGGGGACAGACGACCCAGACGGCACAGAATCAGACGACCCGGGCCCAAGGGACGACGCAGAACCAGCTCGCCTCGAACCAGACGACCGCAACCCCGACCCAGAATCAGACGACCACGGCGGGACCCGGAACGACTACCGAGCAAATTCCCCAACCACCGGAAGGGGCGCTCGGGGAAGGGCCCCAGAAGTATATCGCCCGTTTAGCGCCAGCACAGGGGATACAATCGGACGCCAAGGGAACGACCTACTTCACGCTACATCCGCCCAACGGTGTCCGAGCGAAGCTCATGTACGCGCTGTACGTGCAGAACGTCAACGACGTGACCGCGGCGTACCTCCGTCTGAACCGGCCGGGACGAGACGATCCAATCGTGGCTCGACTGTTCGATACGACAAACCCCGTCGATCACGTCGAAGGAACGCTAGTAGACGCCGTACTCACGGCTTACGATCTCGAGGGACCGTTCGAGGGTCGGCCTCTCGTCCCGCTGATCCAGGCGATACGCAGTGGCAACGTGTACGTCGAGGTACAGACCGAACAGTATCCCGATGGACTGTTGCGCGGACCGGTTCGACCGCTCGGAGGAGCGAGGACGCGAACCACCAGGAGGACTACCTTGAGTCCGGGGACCACCGAGCGGAATCAGACGACGGCAGCGAACGATATCGGTGCGAGCGAGGTAGCACAACGGGCACGCGCACCCGGTTTTGGAGTGCTCACCACGCTCGGCGGACTCGCCGGAGCCGCAGGGTACCTACTGAATCGCGGCGACGACTGA
- a CDS encoding HD domain-containing protein: MKAIKDSVHDHVPVCDLAADLLDTPELQRLRHIKQLSTVRLVYPSANHTRFEHSLGVYHLAREACSLLGVEGDRALAVRAAALLHDVGHGPYGHQTEGIIERRLGRHHDEVGDLLTSGRLAAVLERHGLDPAEVAALVEGRGRLGQLVAGELDVDRMDYLVRDAHHTGVPYGTIDHSRLLAALQFRDDDLVLSAGNVQTAEGTLVARTLMNATVYRHHVSRIAGAMLERAGERLLDATDLLPEEFARMTDDRLLGALRDCEATADAARRLERRDLHKRAVWAKLDAVPRAVVTADRDDVRAFERDIASVADVPPESVLVDTPGEPSMPESSTRVVVDGEVRRLADESPLVEGLRAAGRSQWRLGVYAPEESLPEVEAAAERVLGLAT, translated from the coding sequence ATGAAGGCCATCAAGGACAGCGTCCACGACCACGTCCCCGTCTGCGACCTCGCGGCCGACCTGCTCGACACGCCCGAACTCCAGCGCCTGCGCCACATCAAGCAACTCAGCACGGTCCGCCTCGTCTACCCCTCCGCGAACCACACGCGATTCGAACACAGTCTCGGCGTCTACCATCTCGCCCGCGAGGCCTGCTCGCTCCTCGGCGTCGAGGGCGACCGTGCGCTGGCGGTGCGGGCGGCCGCGCTCCTCCACGACGTGGGTCACGGACCCTACGGCCACCAGACAGAGGGCATCATCGAGCGGCGACTCGGCCGCCACCACGACGAGGTCGGCGACCTGCTCACGTCCGGGCGACTCGCCGCGGTGCTGGAGCGCCACGGACTCGACCCCGCCGAGGTCGCCGCGCTGGTCGAGGGGAGAGGGCGACTCGGGCAGTTGGTCGCCGGGGAACTCGACGTGGACCGCATGGACTACCTCGTCCGGGACGCCCACCACACCGGCGTCCCCTACGGCACCATCGACCACTCGCGCCTGCTGGCCGCGCTCCAGTTCCGCGACGACGACCTCGTCCTCTCGGCGGGCAACGTCCAGACCGCCGAGGGGACGCTCGTGGCCCGGACGCTGATGAACGCCACCGTCTACCGCCACCACGTCTCGCGCATCGCGGGCGCGATGCTCGAACGCGCGGGCGAGCGCCTGCTCGACGCGACCGACCTCCTGCCGGAGGAGTTCGCTCGGATGACCGACGACCGCCTGCTCGGGGCCCTGCGCGACTGCGAGGCGACGGCCGACGCCGCCCGGCGACTCGAACGCCGCGACCTCCACAAGCGGGCGGTCTGGGCGAAACTCGACGCGGTTCCGCGAGCGGTCGTGACCGCCGACCGCGACGACGTCCGGGCGTTCGAGCGCGACATCGCGTCGGTCGCCGACGTGCCTCCCGAGTCCGTGCTGGTCGATACGCCCGGCGAACCCAGCATGCCCGAGTCCTCGACGCGCGTGGTCGTGGACGGCGAGGTTCGGCGACTCGCCGACGAGTCGCCGCTGGTCGAGGGCCTGCGCGCGGCCGGTCGCTCCCAGTGGCGGCTAGGCGTCTACGCGCCCGAGGAGTCGCTTCCGGAGGTCGAGGCGGCGGCCGAGCGCGTCCTCGGACTGGCGACCTGA